A window of Juglans regia cultivar Chandler chromosome 7, Walnut 2.0, whole genome shotgun sequence contains these coding sequences:
- the LOC109004103 gene encoding uncharacterized protein LOC109004103, translating into MEAHLLTQQPCSLFTRPPSPRRNPKLPITPNLSSHSSRSCSTRYRPWDSNSEPVRSSWRSGFQDGEDEEDDKDQASEFGLGGSRRKKNSNRKRRWWTDEYSSSPEMEEESGGIFEEAIDSLWILKVFRSYGWALPFIIVSWLLATGPKAFLMALALPVGQSALSLVFEKLWGKTRNRPKRKSRMRRKPPASTASNVEREAEDQDESQETRQGKVGYQSWVTGNKGPVYDAGREAPKFGGWDDLDRSRFTRRASQATSGSRNTPTGKGKMSRRERKSDTPLLLRLLIAVFPFLGSWTKML; encoded by the exons ATGGAAGCCCACCTTCTCACACAGCAACCCTGCTCCCTCTTCACTCGCCCTCCATCTCCTCGTCGCAATCCCAAGCTACCCATTACCCCGAATCTTTCCTCGCATTCTAGCCGCTCCTGTTCTACCAGGTACCGCCCCTGGGACTCCAACTCCGAACCCGTTCGCTCTTCCTGGAGATCCGGCTTCCAGGACGGCGAAGACGAAGAGGATGACAAAGACCAAGCTTCTGAATTTGGCCTCGGAGGAAgcagaaggaagaagaatagTAATAGGAAGAGGAGGTGGTGGACCGACGAGTATTCTTCGTCGCCGGAGATGGAGGAAGAGTCTGGTGGGATCTTCGAGGAAGCCATTGACAGCCTCTGgattttaaag GTATTCAGATCCTATGGTTGGGCTCTCCCCTTCATTATTGTGTCTTGGCTGCTAGCTACAGGCCCAAAAGCTTTTCTTATGGCATTAGCACTTCCCGTTGGCCAGTCAGCTCTGTCTCTGGTGTTTGAAAAGTTGTGGGGAAAAACACGAAACAGGCCGAAACGCAAGTCCAGGATGAGGAGGAAACCACCTGCGAGCACTGCAAGTAATGTTGAAAGGGAGGCAGAAGATCAAGATGAAAGCCAGGAAACCAGACAGGGGAAGGTGGGATATCAGTCATGGGTCACTGGCAATAAAGGTCCAGTCTATGATGCTGGCCGAGAGGCACCAAAGTTTGGTGGTTGGGATGATCTAGATAGATCTCGATTCACACGAAGAGCTTCTCAAGCAACTTCTGGGTCACGGAATACACCAACCGGGAAGGGAAAAATGAGTcgcagagagagaaaaagtgacACACCTCTGCTATTGAGATTGCTGATTGctgtttttccatttttagGTTCTTGGACTAAGATGCTATAG
- the LOC109004104 gene encoding carboxyl-terminal-processing peptidase 2, chloroplastic-like, with protein MEVLATSSAASLSPRPSYQINICTAKATILQVLPWKYFPTRNAEARLQSPIMFRRTNTGNIPRYCGNTDGASKHNFILQSIWRLNKSLSSKCALFSVSDGCLLKLKKYAGSVHKVMNFSEKIRQQSSVLFVPLVIGVMLVMSVSVSVNKSPSWALTEENLLFLEAWRTIDRAYVDKSFNGQSWFRYREDALRNEPMNTREQTYMAIRKMLATLDDPFTRFLEPEKFKSLRSGTQGALTGVGLSIGYPTQFDGSAAGLVVISAAPGGPANRAGVLAGDLILAIDDTSTETMGIYDAAERLQGPEGSLVELTIRSGPEIKHMALTRERVSLNPVKSRLCKLPGSGNDSPRIGYIKLTSFNQNASGAVKEAIDSLRSNSVNAFVLDLRDNSGGLFPEGIEIAKIWLDKGVIVYICDSRGVRDIYDTDGSSAIAASEPLAVLVNKGTASASEILAGALKDNKRAVLFGEPTYGKGKIQSVFQLSDGSGLAVTVARYETPAHTDIDKVGVIPDHPLPTSFPKDEEGFCSCLQDPATACYVNRTQLFAR; from the exons ATGGAGGTCCTCGCTACCTCTTCCGCTGCTTCTTTATCCCCTCGTCCTTCCTACCAGATAAATATTTGCACCGCCAAGGCCACCATTCTTCAG GTGCTTCCATGGAAATATTTTCCCACAAGGAATGCAGAAGCTCGTTTGCAGAGTCCCATAATGTTTAGAAGGACAAATACCGGTAACATACCAAGATATTGTGGAAATACTGATGGAGCCtctaaacataatttcattcttCAGTCAATATGGAGGCTCAACAAAAGTTTATCTTCAAAGTGTGCTCTGTTTTCCGTAAGTGATGGATGCCTTCTCAAATTGAAGAAATACGCTGGCAGTGTTCATAAAGTGATGAACTTTTCAGAAAAAATTAGACAGCAATCTTCTGTTCTTTTTGTTCCTTTAGTCATTGGAGTGATGCTGGTCATGTCAGTTTCTGTATCTGTAAACAAGAGTCCATCCT GGGCCCTCACTGAAGAGAATCTCCTTTTCTTGGAGGCATGGAGAACAATTGACCGTGCATATGTTGACAAGTCCTTTAATGGACAAAGTTGGTTTCGGTATAGAGAAGATGCACTCCGCAATGAACCCATGAATACACGAGAACAGACAT ATATGGCAATAAGGAAGATGCTTGCCACACTGGATGATCCTTTTACCCGGTTTCTGGAGCCTGAAAAGTTCAAGAGTTTGCGG TCTGGAACTCAAGGTGCTCTTACAGGTGTTGGGCTGTCGATCGGCTATCCTACTCAATTTGATGGATCAGCTGCTGGGCTTGTTGTTATTTCAGCTGCTCCAGGAGGTCCTGCAAATAGGGCTGGTGTTTTGGCTGGAGACTTGATTCTGGCAATTGATGATACAAGTACAGAAACCATGGGCATATATGATGCTGCAGAGCGGTTGCA GGGACCTGAAGGAAGTTTGGTGGAACTGACCATTCGTAGTGGACCCGAAATAAAGCACATGGCTTTGAC GCGAGAGAGAGTTTCACTTAATCCAGTGAAGTCAAGGCTATGCAAACTGCCCGGTTCAGGGAATGACTCCCCTAGAATTGGTTATATCAAACTAACATCATTCAACCAAAATGCATCTG GTGCTGTCAAGGAAGCAATTGATTCTTTAAGGAGTAATAGTGTTAACGCCTTTGTGTTGGACCTTCGAGATAATAG TGGTGGTCTTTTCCCTGAAGGAATTGAGATTGCCAAGATTTG GTTGGACAAAGGTGTGATTGTGTATATTTGTGATAGTCGCGGTGTTCGAGACATATATGACACAGACGGAAGCAGTGCAATAGCAGCATCGGAGCCCCTAGCTGTGCTG GTGAACAAAGGAACTGCCAGTGCAAGCGAAATTTTAGCTGGTGCATTGAAAGACAATAAACGAGCTGTGTTGTTTGGAGAACCCACATATGGGAAAGG CAAGATCCAGTCGGTTTTCCAGCTATCTGATGGGTCTGGCTTGGCTGTTACAGTTGCTCGTTATGAGACACCTGCTCACACGGATATTGATAag GTTGGCGTAATTCCTGACCATCCTTTACCCACATCATTTCCCAAGGATGAGGAGGGTTTTTGTAGCTGCCTCCAGGACCCTGCAACTGCTTGCTATGTTAACAGAACCCAGCTATTTGCGAGATGA
- the LOC109010430 gene encoding ammonium transporter 1 member 1-like: MASLSCSADQLAQLLGPNTTNATAAAAYLCGQISTISDKFTDTAYAVDTTYLLFSAYLVFSMQLGFAMLCAGSVRAKNTMNIMLTNVLDAATGGLFYYLFGFAFAFGSPSNGFIGRHFFGLKEIPSSSFDYSNFLYQWAFAIAAAGITSGSIAERTQFVAYLIYSSFLTGFVYPVVSHWIWSPDGWASAFNTENLLFGTGVIDFAGSGVVHLVGGVAGLWGALIEGPRIGRFDHSGRSVALRGHSASLVVLGTFLLWFGWYGFNPGSFNKILSPYDSGNYYGQWSAVGRTAVTTTLAGCTAALTTLFGKRILSGHWNVTDVCNGLLGGFAAITGGCSVVEPWAAIICGFVAAVVLISCNKLAEKVKYDDPLEAAQLHGGCGAWGIIFTALFAREKYVNEVYSNKPGRPYGLFMGGGGKLLGAHVIQILVIVGWVSATMGPLFYVLHKLKLLRISAEDEMAGMDMTRHGGFAYIYHDDDDSQKHGIQLRKVEPRSTTPTPI; encoded by the coding sequence ATGGCGTCGCTGAGCTGCTCAGCTGACCAACTGGCCCAGCTGTTGGGCCCCAACACCACCAATGCCACGGCCGCCGCAGCCTACCTCTGTGGCCAAATCTCCACCATCTCCGACAAGTTCACCGACACGGCTTACGCCGTGGACACCACCTATCTCCTCTTCTCTGCCTACCTCGTATTCTCCATGCAGCTCGGTTTTGCCATGCTCTGCGCCGGTTCCGTCCGGGCAAAGAATACCATGAACATCATGCTCACGAACGTACTCGACGCTGCTACGGGCGGGCTCTTCTACTACCTGTTCGGGTTTGCCTTTGCCTTTGGCTCCCCCTCCAACGGCTTCATCGGCCGCCACTTCTTCGGACTCAAGGAAATCCCTTCCTCGTCCTTTGACTACAGTAACTTCCTCTACCAGTGGGCCTTCGCTATCGCAGCTGCAGGTATCACCAGCGGCTCCATCGCCGAGCGCACCCAGTTCGTCGCCTACCTCATCTACTCCTCCTTCCTCACTGGCTTCGTTTACCCCGTCGTATCCCACTGGATTTGGTCCCCTGACGGCTGGGCCAGCGCTTTCAACACAGAAAACCTTTTGTTTGGCACTGGCGTCATTGATTTCGCTGGCTCCGGAGTTGTCCACTTGGTCGGAGGTGTTGCCGGTCTCTGGGGTGCCCTAATCGAAGGCCCCAGAATCGGCCGGTTCGACCACTCTGGCCGGTCCGTCGCTCTCCGTGGCCACAGCGCCTCCCTCGTCGTCCTCGGTACTTTTCTCCTCTGGTTCGGTTGGTACGGGTTCAACCCCGGCTCCTTCAACAAGATACTCAGTCCTTACGATTCCGGGAACTACTACGGGCAATGGAGCGCCGTCGGTCGCACCGCAGTGACCACGACCCTGGCCGGTTGCACCGCGGCTCTCACCACTCTCTTCGGCAAGAGAATCCTATCGGGCCACTGGAACGTGACGGACGTGTGCAACGGATTACTCGGTGGATTCGCAGCGATCACCGGTGGTTGCTCCGTGGTGGAGCCCTGGGCGGCAATCATCTGCGGGTTCGTGGCGGCGGTGGTACTGATCTCCTGCAACAAATTGGCGGAGAAGGTGAAATACGACGACCCGTTGGAGGCGGCACAGCTGCACGGAGGGTGCGGCGCGTGGGGAATAATATTCACGGCACTGTTCGCGAGGGAGAAGTACGTGAACGAGGTGTACTCGAACAAACCGGGTAGGCCATACGGGTTGTTTATGGGTGGGGGAGGGAAGCTACTGGGAGCTCACGTGATCCAGATCCTGGTCATAGTCGGATGGGTCAGTGCGACGATGGGTCCCTTGTTTTATGTGCTGCATAAGCTGAAGCTTTTGCGGATATCGGCAGAGGACGAAATGGCTGGTATGGATATGACCCGGCATGGAGGCTTCGCTTACATTTATCACGACGATGATGATTCGCAGAAGCACGGGATTCAGTTGAGAAAAGTCGAACCACGTTCTACTACTCCCACTCCAATCtag
- the LOC109004102 gene encoding small acidic protein 1: MRPMPMDFFAEMDDQPSTVAMDVDDGDPLEIFGEGVISIDNKLADADFFNNFEDDFDDSDIN; encoded by the coding sequence ATGAGACCGATGCCGATGGACTTTTTCGCAGAAATGGACGACCAGCCGTCGACAGTGGCGATGGACGTTGACGACGGGGACCCGCTCGAGATCTTCGGCGAAGGCGTCATCTCCATTGACAACAAGCTCGCCGACGCCGACTTCTTCAACAACTTCGAAGACGACTTCGACGACTCCGACATTAATTGA